Genomic DNA from Vanrija pseudolonga chromosome 3, complete sequence:
TGCGCGCTAGGTTTGCGCCGGTCGCGCTGTAGATGTCGACCGTGTCGCGTCCCCAGAAGTGGGAGGGCGGCCTGCCGTCGCGCATTGTGGGATGGGTGGGTTGTGAGTATATTGCCTGCTGCTACCATACGTGCCGACCAACGTCGCCGTCATAGGGCCGTCATCTGTTCGCAGTTTTGAGACCCCTCTGAGACACAAACTCATCTGTTGGCGATTCGTGGCCCAGTTTTTGCCCCCTAACACGCTGACCCTATCAACCTCCCTAACCTGCATGCGTCTATAGGAAGTGTATCGTGAAAACAAGTCGTGTCATCTACGTCAATGGGTCTCAGAAATCCTGACGACAACTTGTCCGTGCAGGTGACGGTGGGGCGCGGTCGGCAATTCCGGTAGCCCACTGTACCGTCATCCCTCATGACCGTCTCTTCGGCCCACCATGCGTGATCGTCTAGCGCGGCGAGTGAGACGGCGAGAAGAACCACGACTCTGAAGGATTGTCAGCACCACTCAAACAAACACCACACCCCACTCACGTCGCTTGGCACTCGCCGCACTCTCGTCCTGGATTCTTGTCAAGGGGTTGGCACTCGAGAACACGGGCTGCGCAGCCtgcgcgccaccaccaccaccgcgcaaTGGCTTGGCGATGCGCGCGTGGTTGTACGATTGTTGTTGCTGAGCctggacctcggcgaggcgctcgcggatGGCCTGGATCTGCGTCTCGTAGCGCTGGTTCTTCTGCTGCAGCCGGGCATCGGCCTCGTtgagcagcgtctcgaggttCTGGATACGCTCGTTACGCGTGAtgagcttgcgctcggcgattCCGACCTCCTTCTTGAGCGACGTGttctgctcgacgagctgcttcTGGACAacgttgagcgcgtcgaggttgtgctcgaggaactcgagcttgcgctgcTGGGCGCGCGAGTTGGCCGAACGGGCAATAACCTTGTactgctcgcgcacctcgtcgagctgcatCTCGAGTTCGACGACCTGGGGGCGTCAGCAGGGAACGAACGGCGTGGTAGGTCGGGGCCTGCAACTGCTGGCCACCACACGCCTGCGCATGAGCACAGGGCGTGACCTGCGCAATTGCGCAACACAACGCTTCTCACTCACCTTCTCGCAGCGGTTCTGGAGATCCTTCATCAAGCTCTTCTTGATGATCTCAAACTCGGCGTACTGAATCTCGTGCTGCTTGCGgctgcgctcgagctcgcgggtAGCGTTGGCAAAcgtctcgccgtcctcgatgCCGGCCGACGCAGACGTGAGGGCGCGGTTGAGCTCCTCGTTGGAGAGCTTGTATGACTCGATCGTGCTCTGGAGGCGGCGGATCTCGGCCGCGCGgctctcggcgcgctcggtgaGGCCGGCAATCTCGCCGCGGAGAAGCTCCTCCTGCGCGGCAAACTTGGCCTCGAACTGCGACTTGATgtcggcgaccgcgacggactgcgacgacgtcgtcttctcaagcagctcctcgtacgcgtcgtcgcgcttgccgaGCAGCTTCTCGACCTCCTGGCGGCGCTTGCTCTGCAGCTCTGCCTCCTCCTGGCCCACGCGGATGCGCTCCTGCAGATCGCGGATGAGCTCCTGGTTCTCGGCGAGGTGCGAGCGGATAAGCTCGCGGGTCTGGCCGCtgatctcggcctccttgccagcgtccttgagcttgtcaAAGTCCTTGAGGAGTTCGCGGAGCTTTTCGCCAGCAGGGTCGAGGTGAGCACCGCCCATGTCGATCTTGGACAGCATCTCGTTGAGCATCTCctgcttgcgcttctccttctcctcctccttttCGCGCGACTGGAccttcttgagctcctcgatgTGGGCCTTCTGCTCGTCAATGTCACGCTGGAGCTCTGCCACTCTGTCCTTGTATGTGTCGAGGGTGATGGACGCGTCCTTGGATTCGgactcgaggcgggcggaggCGATACGAAGCTCGGACAGCTCGGTCGACATGGCCTTGTTCTCCTTAATGGTAGAcgcctcctgctccttgAGGTAGGCGATCTCGTCCTTCAGGTCGACCATGAGCTTctcctgcgcggcgagggcgctctcccgctcggcgagctggtcacTGAGCTCGTTTTCACGCCGCAGGAactcctccttctcgtcctTTTCCAAGCCGACACCAAAGGCGGTGGGTGTTTCGGGCCGGCTCTCGCCAACAGAAGTCTGGGTAGGCGTAGGGCTGCCAGTGGCCAGCTTGCgcggggccgcggcggcctgtgCAGCGGCCAGAGGGATGGTCCAGTTGGCCtggtcgaccttgccgccggcacgccAGATcttgacctcctcctcgaggctggcggcgtgctcgcgcacggccgccagctcggcgacggtcTTCTTGAGCatggccttgagctcggcgggtgACAGCTCGACGTTGACGCGTGCCTTGTTCTTGATCGACTTGGCACGCATACCGAAACGGAGGGTGGAGAGGGTCTCAGCCTCGTTGAACGTGGCTGGCGAACAGTTGATAATAAGCGTAGTCCGCGAGTTACCACCGAGCGACTCTTGCAAGATACGCGTGAGCTTGGAGTCACGGTAGGGGATGTGAGTGGACTGCGGGTGTGAGCTGTGCAAATAGCAAGTTTCTCGACAACTCACCTTCCCATCGGTGAGCGAGTTGATGACCATGCCGAGCGCTGACAGACTCTTGTTGatcttcttggcctcctcaaGGGTCTGGCCCGACGCGCCCGTCTTGCCGACCTTTTCTGAACCGGCCAAATCGACGAGATACAGGTTACCTGACTTTTGACTGCCCGTGTCCGTGTTGCGTTGGTGGATACCGATGACGAAGATGGAGTgggagcgcgacgactcggcgttCATATCTGCGGTGAgtgcgcgtcctcggcgttaACCCACTTGTGGACGAGACGGCACGGCTTGAGCCACCGGCCTTCATGACCTTGaacacctcggcctcggagccGACGTACACGTCTGTCAAGCCCTTGACGTAGACGCCGCGGGTCTTGTCCTCATGAATCGAGAGGTTGTCATTGTGGGCTGGGCGTCAATGCCACGCACACATCTCCGCACTCACGCGCAAGCAAGTCCTTGATACGCTCCATGTAGATCTCCATGTAGCTGACCTTGACCGTGTATTCAATGTTGCTGTCTGCGGACAAGATGGAGGCGAAGATCTGCTCCGTGATACGGGGGATCAAACCCTTGAGCTCCTCATTCTCGATATCCGCGCCCTGGGGGTAAGCTCAGCCAGCCACAGCACCTCGCCTCACCATCATCGCTGGGACCGTCAGCGCCAATGCCAATGCCAATCGCCACACGCTACTCACTGAACGTTTTACCCGAACCCGTCTGACCATAACAGAACAGGGTACCGTTGAAACCGGTCATGACGTCTGCCGGGTGAGCAATAGCAAGGGGCAGGTAGGGGCTTCAGCTTCCCGCAACGACGCACCCTCCACGATGCCCTTGACACCATAGTCGAAGATCTGCTCCTGCTTGGTGTTGGTGTCGAACACGCGGTCAAACGAGAAGCCTGGAGTACATCAGcatggtgatggcggcggcgcggtgtgTCTAgggccgccgagcgagcgcctcCACGCCTCCTCTGCACATACCGTCCTTCTCGGGTCCagctgggcgtgtcagctcgCTCCCATGCAGACCTGCTGCTCACCCAGCGACTGCCCGTTCTTAAGCAGCACAGtcaggtcgtcctcggtgatgTCGATGCACTTCTCGGACCGGTTCTCAATCTCCATCCGGTTCATGGGTCGGAACCTGTGGGggcgggtgtgagcgaggcggggtggggggtcggcggcgcaaGGGCCCGGGCGGGGTGCTGCGTGTCGTGCCGGCTCTGGCACTCGCCATCTCCACTCCAGTACTCACCGACACACGACCTGCGCGTCAGCTCGGCTCCAACGGCGACACATACCTTGATATTGTTCCCCGACATGGTGGCGGCTGCAACGCGGGGGAAGGTGCGATGCGCAACAAGTGTTGATCAACCGATCGGTGCTCTATGCGCTatgctctctctctcgccggcgtcggcctgcgGCGGAGGATGCAAGGGGAGAAAGGCTCGGCGTTCACCTCTGTGTAGGTGAGATTCGGGGGGGTTGGTGTCCGActgcgtgccgccgcgggtGCTAGCGTCGATGTGGTAGGTGGTGTTAAATGAGAAGTGTGTTGCCGTGGTTGTTGTCGTCTACAAGGCGGCTAAAGTCAATGCGCGCGCGTTGTCCCTGCCCTGCCTCGTCCCACGTCACACTTTTGCCACGTGACGCGTCCTCCCAATACGGCCAATACAAATAAACAGTAACGCGGCGTGCCTAAAGAGCCCTTCCACCCTTTCAACGCCCATCCTAATCATCGTCGGTAACTGACCGCACTTGCAGTCCCGACTTTTTCCTCAACGACAACGGCCCGCCTCGACTTGAtcatcacacacacacactctctctcactcaacccccaccgccagcagcaaTGTCCCGCGCATCAAAAGTATTCTTCGGCACCTCGATGGTGTTCATGTGCGCAACAGTCTACGGCGTCCACTGGCTGCAGAAGCGCGAGTCGGACGTGAGTGGCGTCGAGTTGTCCCGCTGGTGGTCTGCATACTGACACTCCCTCGCAGAACATGTACCTCGGCGtcctgcgcgacgaggagcgcgtcaaCGCCAAGAAGCTCGCCCAGGTCCAGCAacccgccgctgtcgtcgacgaggactgcGCTACGTGCATCatctcgcccccgccccagctcctcgaggcgcagaCCAAGGAGCAGCGTGCGCGTGAGCGGGCGGCTAGATTGGCAGAGTACGAGGCGCAGAAGGGCTTGGCGGTGCGTCTGGAGGCGGCAGAGAGCAAGACGGCGGCGCCTCAGCGATTGGTGTAGGCCAAGCATCGACgacggacgacggcgccgcgacggcgccggggacAACATCAACAGCATCACACATTCAATACTCCACAACCCCCACTCATTACCATCTATTCCTGCCTACCCCCCATACTGGCTAAAGTCAATGCATTTCATCCAATTCGTACAGGGAACCCGCTCTCTCATCGCCCAATCGCGCCTCACTCTCCACGACACAACGGCACCTCTCACAGGCTCCTCCCCCCACGCCCAAGCTCCACGGGACGCTCGTCGCCTGCCGCCACATTTGCGCACCACCCCGTCATTATGTTTGGGGGGAGGGTTGGGTAGTGAACAATCGGGGACTTGCGGATATGACTGGTCCGCACAAGAGAAGAGAGTAGACATTAGAGGGGAattggcggcgacggcgtcgtttGGTGCGGCTCAGAGAACAAGGGAGCTTAGGGGGatcgagagagagagaaCATGACAGGCGGCCGGGCGATGCTGAACGGAGGTAGGGAAAATCAATCTCGAAAGCGGGCGGCGAATCAGTCGAGGCTGATACGGAGTTCCTCCAACGGAATTGGCTGGaagtcgtcaatgtcgatgccgcgcgagcgcagctcggcctcggcgtgttTGGGGACCAGCCGGCGGATCAGGTCGGGGCGGGTCGAGAGCTCTGCCCTGGTAAAGTCGAACAAGGCGGGGAGCTCCTTGCCGTTGGGGAGACGGGCGCCTTCCACTCGGAGCTCGTCGAAGAACTGGTGGACGAGAGCCTCGGGCGCGCTGGGATGGGTCAGAACACGTGCTTGGCGCCTCAACTTACGTCAAACGGGCAGTAGGAGTGTACTCTAGGAGATGGGAGATGAGATCAATAGCGTCGGCGGGGGTACGAGGGCGGAACACTTTGGTGAAGGGGTGGGGCTTGATCTGAGGGAACTTGTGCTCCATGTACTGTGTCGCGAGTTAGCACGTGCCAAGGCTGTTGCGACTCACGTTGGGGTTCATCGTCTTGATCTGctccctcgtcggcgtgccgagaACCTTGAtgatctcgacgagctggtcgatGCCCGACTCTCCTGGGAAGAGGGGCTGTCCAAGCATGAGCTCGGCCATGACACATCCAGTAGACCAGATGTCAATGTTGGTGATGTAGTTGGTGGCGCCAAAGATGAGCTCTGGTGCGCGGTAGTAGCGCGAGCAAATGTACGAGACGTTTGGTTCGCCAGCAACGAGAATCTTGGCCGATCCAAAGTCGCAGAGCTTGAGGATGCCAGTGTTGGGGTTAAGGAGGAGGTTCTGGGGCTTGATGTCACGGTGACAGATGCCGACCGAGTGGATGTAGGCCAGGGATCGGAGGAGCTGGTACATGTAGAGCTTGACCTGGAGCATGGGGACAATCTGCTTGAGCTTGGTGTAGTAGCGGAGGCTGCGGTACACCGTCTCGGGGACATactcgaggacgaggttgaggTAGACCTCGTCCTTCTGGGACGATGTGAGTAATGGAttcgcgcgcgcccgcacaGCCTTGCACCACACACCTTGTCACCGTTCGAGTAGAAGAAGGCCTTGAGGTCTACCACGTTGGGGTGGCTGACCAGACGCATAATCTGGAGCTCACGGTTCTGATAGCAGCGTTAGATTGTGCGCCATCGCCCGCGGCTTCTATCTCTCTGCCCACCTTGAATCGCTTGTCCTGGAGCACCTTCTTGATCGCAATCTCCTGTTCGGGAACTTCGGttccgtcggcgagcttggtaGCTATGACGACGATGTCAGCCTTGTGATTTAATCAGTGCGTGCGGCTACGCACGGAGCATCTTGGCGGCAAAGACTACACCAAACGAGCCGTTTCCGACCACCTTGTAGTTTGTGTAGGTGATGGCCATTTCTTGGCCCGACTTGCCCTCGTgggcggtgacggtgacgacCCTGTTCGGGTCATCGTCTGGGAGTGAGCAAGTGATGCCGCGAACGAGGGGCAGTTGGCCAACTCACTGGACACCTTGACGCCGTTTACGACGTTGCTCATAGTGGCAAAGAGTGAGAGCTGTATGATGTGCACGCGACCAGGTGGGAGCGGCGGGACGGGTTAGTGGggccaagggcggcggcggtggccaaTTGGTCCGAGTCGCAGTCACAGTCGCACGGTGGGCGGATGGGaccggcgggcggggggggggcgatgacggcggtggtggtgggcaaAGGTGTAGGGGAGCGGCGGTCGCGAGGATGTGCGGCGGCGAAAGGGATGTCAGAGACGGTGGGGTGTGGAGTTGCAAGAGAGCCAGCGTGAAAGCGTGCGTTGCGCGTTGGGGGATTGCGTAGTGGGCCACAGTAGAATAGTGAGCGTTGATGGGCGGAAGGGGCGGAGAAGAGGACGCGCGAAAGCACCAGTCAGCATGGGGTTATATAGCACACTTTGCGAGGCGATGGGGGGGCAATAGAGCGCAGCGCAGAATGTATGGGGAGAACAGGACGCTGTGTGTGGAGGACACCACACCACTGGCGCCCCTccgacgtgcgcggcggcggcggcggcagctgcccCAACGGCAGCCAACTGCAAGCAGCATCcgacgagcaggagcagcccAAGTGGGCCGCAGGGGGTCACGCTCGTCGCgggcagcagtagcagcacgCATCAACAAGGgtgatgcgcgcgcgcgcgcacgccgcggtACGGGACGCCACGGCGTGATGAGCAGGGGTGGTAGTGGATGTgtgatgcggcggcggcggcgagtcgcgagcgagcgcaacAAGGCCGCGGTGCACGCCTTGCAGTAGTAGCCTGTTCTTGCCCCCCCCTTCCTCGACATGACGCATGACGCACCTTGCGTTGTTTGGCGTgttgcgcgccggcgggagGTTGGTTGACGCGTGCGTgggggccgaggtggttggtcgcgcgccgagggtggGGCGGTTGAGACGAGGGTGTGTAGCGCTGTTGTGCTTGTGTTTGTTGTTGTGCGCTGTGATGGCGCCGTTGGGTGAGTTGTGGGTCGATGTGGATCGAGTAGAGAGGGGATGTGGTTGTGTGTGTTGGGTTGTGTGTGATGTGTGTTGTAGCAGtcaagtggtggtggtgattgtggttggttggttggccgtggtggtggtggttggtggtcGCTGGTTGTTGGAGGTGGCCGTGAGTGGTGGATCGCGGTGATGCTGGCTGCGCTGGGaggtcgctggctggctggctggctggcttggctgggagagaggggggggaaggaagggagggagggagggagggggggcgGATTGCAGGGTTTAGCGGAGAGGAGAGGttgtcggcgcgcaggcggcagaGTCGCAGTGTGCATCAAGGGGCAGCTGACCCCCCACCCGTTCCCTagaagacggcggcggcggcggcggcggaggcagccaggcagccaggcagcgaggcacagccagccagccagcgagccgaGTGAACAGTGGAGGCACCCAGaacacccacccacacacacagaGCCAGCGTCATACCGGGGATTCGGCGAATATGGCTTAGTGGCGGGCGAAACAGTGTGCCCTGCACACGACACACATACCAACGGATCACCATCAACGGAGCACGTCCGCATGCATGCAggctgcacgccgcgccgaacaCCGATACGTGATCCCGGCCTAAGATAGcactgcatgcatgcacatGCACATGGGCACTgatcgacgacaacgacgaaggacgacgacgacgcaaccCCCAAACCAAAGCTGCAGCACGCCACACCACAACGCCCAcgccctccctcccgcccacatgaccacacccaccacccatcgGTTCCCCCCAAAGGCCACCCACACGGATCACATGCACAAAATGCACAATTGGGGTCACCGCAGCAACATCACGCGCTACTGTAGATTGCATCAATCAAGCGTGACCCATGCTGCAGCTGCTCATACAGAGAGCATGCACAGGCCAGCCCAAGGCAGCGGGGAGCGCGTTAGGGCGCATCCTCGCCAACCCCCAATGTATGGAATGCGTGCACTGCGGGCTCCCACTACAGCGCCCACAGTGCCCACCGCGCCCCCAAGTGCCCCGCCGACTCCTGAAACATCTGCCATCAACCACCCAACAACCAACCCGGGCCCCGTTTCACCGCTGCactcaccgccgtcgtcaggCTCAGGCGCGGTCAGGCACAACCCTTTGCTGCCCCTCTCCCGATTACACTGATATACACGTAAAGATATCAATATGCACACACCcaatgctgctgctgttaCAAACCACTACTGCTACCACTACTTGTACTTGTCGCCCATCTCGCGACGcccctcggggtcgagcgtATTTCTCAGCCCCAGCAGCGTCTTGCTAACCGCCTCGGACGCCCCAATCATCGGCTTGATGATGGCAATCGGCACGG
This window encodes:
- the gsk3 gene encoding Protein kinase gsk3 gives rise to the protein MSNVVNGVKVSNDDPNRVVTVTAHEGKSGQEMAITYTNYKVVGNGSFGVVFAAKMLPTKLADGTEVPEQEIAIKKVLQDKRFKNRELQIMRLVSHPNVVDLKAFFYSNGDKKDEVYLNLVLEYVPETVYRSLRYYTKLKQIVPMLQVKLYMYQLLRSLAYIHSVGICHRDIKPQNLLLNPNTGILKLCDFGSAKILVAGEPNVSYICSRYYRAPELIFGATNYITNIDIWSTGCVMAELMLGQPLFPGESGIDQLVEIIKVLGTPTREQIKTMNPNYMEHKFPQIKPHPFTKVFRPRTPADAIDLISHLLEYTPTARLTAPEALVHQFFDELRVEGARLPNGKELPALFDFTRAELSTRPDLIRRLVPKHAEAELRSRGIDIDDFQPIPLEELRISLD
- the PET117 gene encoding Protein, mitochondrial; its protein translation is MSRASKVFFGTSMVFMCATVYGVHWLQKRESDNMYLGVLRDEERVNAKKLAQVQQPAAVVDEDCATCIISPPPQLLEAQTKEQRARERAARLAEYEAQKGLAVRLEAAESKTAAPQRLV
- the KINH gene encoding Kinesin heavy chain, with amino-acid sequence MSGNNIKVVCRFRPMNRMEIENRSEKCIDITEDDLTVLLKNGQSLAGPEKDGFSFDRVFDTNTKQEQIFDYGVKGIVEDVMTGFNGTLFCYGQTVSSGADIENEELKGLIPRITEQIFASILSADSNIEYTVKVSYMEIYMERIKDLLAPHNDNLSIHEDKTRGVYVKGLTDVYVGSEAEVFKVMKAGGSSRAVSSTNMNAESSRSHSIFVIGIHQRNTDTGSQKSGNLYLVDLAGSEKVGKTGASGQTLEEAKKINKSLSALGMVINSLTDGKSTHIPYRDSKLTRILQESLGGNSRTTLIINCSPATFNEAETLSTLRFGMRAKSIKNKARVNVELSPAELKAMLKKTVAELAAVREHAASLEEEVKIWRAGGKVDQANWTIPLAAAQAAAAPRKLATGSPTPTQTSVGESRPETPTAFGVGLEKDEKEEFLRRENELSDQLAERESALAAQEKLMVDLKDEIAYLKEQEASTIKENKAMSTELSELRIASARLESESKDASITLDTYKDRVAELQRDIDEQKAHIEELKKVQSREKEEEKEKRKQEMLNEMLSKIDMGGAHLDPAGEKLRELLKDFDKLKDAGKEAEISGQTRELIRSHLAENQELIRDLQERIRVGQEEAELQSKRRQEVEKLLGKRDDAYEELLEKTTSSQSVAVADIKSQFEAKFAAQEELLRGEIAGLTERAESRAAEIRRLQSTIESYKLSNEELNRALTSASAGIEDGETFANATRELERSRKQHEIQYAEFEIIKKSLMKDLQNRCEKVVELEMQLDEVREQYKVIARSANSRAQQRKLEFLEHNLDALNVVQKQLVEQNTSLKKEVGIAERKLITRNERIQNLETLLNEADARLQQKNQRYETQIQAIRERLAEVQAQQQQSYNHARIAKPLRGGGGGAQAAQPVFSSANPLTRIQDESAASAKRQSWFFSPSHSPR